The sequence GGCGCCCATGACGAAGCGCTGCTGCGGCGTTGGAACGACGACTACGCCCGCGCGATGCGCGACGTCTATCTGTCCTGCCCCGACAATCTCGATGTCGCCGCGCTGTTCGCGGACGCGCTGATCAATCGCACGCCGTGGAAGCTCTGGGACATGTCGAGCGGCAAGACCGCCGACGGCGCCGATACCGACGAGGCGATCGCGGTTCTCGAGCGCGCGCTCGCGCAGGTCGACGCGAACGGCCTCGCCCCGCATCCGGGGCTGCTGCACGTCTACATCCACACGATCGAAATGTCGCCGACGCCGGAGAAGGCGCTTCGCGCGGCCGACGCACTGCGCGATCTCGCGCCCGACGTCGGCCATCTGCTGCACATGGCCTCGCACATCGACATTCTTTGCGGCCACTACCACGACGCGATCGTCGCGAACGACCGCGCAATCGCCGCCAACCAGCGTGTGCTCGACCGCCATCCGCAGTGGCTCGAATTCCGGCTGTACTGCGTGCACGACATCCATTTCAAGATCTATGCGGCGATGATGCTCGGCCGTTTCTCGGCGGCGTGGCAAGGGGTGCTCGAGCTCGAGGCGCTGATCACGGAAGCGCTGCTGCGCGTCGAGCAGCCGCCGATGGCCTACCTCCTCGAAGGCTTCCTGTCGGTGCGCGTGCACGTGCTGATCCGGTTCGGCAAATGGCGCGAGATCCTCGAGCAGCCGTTCCCCGCGAACGCCGCGCTGTACTGCAACACGACCGCGATGCTCCATTACGCGCGCGGCATCGCCTACGCGAACCTGAAGCTCGCCGGCCCCGCCGCGCAGGCGCGCCGCGCGTTCTCGATCGCCGCTTGCGTGCTCGACGGCGAGATCGCGTATCACGAGGACCGGTTCGACGAAGCGTTCGCGCATCTGCGGCGCGCGGTCGAACTCGACGACGGGCTCGAATACATGGAGCCGTGGGGCTGGATGATGCCGACGCGCCACCCGCTCGGCGCGCTGCTGCTCGCGCAAGGGCACGTCGAGGAAGCCGAGCGCGTCTATCGCGCCGATCTCGGGCTCGATTCGACGATCTACCGCTCGCTCCAGCATCCGGGCAACGTGTGGAGCCTGCAGGGCTACGTGAGCTGCCTGCGCAGGCTCGGCAAGCACGAAACGGCGGACGCGCTGCAACCGGCGCTCGACGTCGCGCGCGCGCGAGCCGACGTCGAGATCGGCGTGTCGTGCTTCTGCGCGGCGCCCAGCAAGCGCGGTTGCTGCCACTGACGCCGCGAGATCGCCTCCGGCGCGCCGCCGCGCCCGCGCCGGGCGGGCGCGAGCCCCCCGAGCGCGCCGGGCCGCGTCGCGGCGGAACGCCGCCGCCTCATCGGGAAAACGAAGCAGTTCTAACCAGCAGCATCCACACCGACAATACTGAAGCGAGGGAATGAAATGAACGGCACTCAGCGATTTCCGATGGACATCCCATTCGGCTGGTTCTGCATCGGCTATAGCGACGAAGTGGCGGTCGGCGACGTCAAGCCGCTGCGCTATTTCGGCAAGGATCTCGTGATGTTTCGCGGCGAATCGGGCGAGATCGGCGTGCTCGACGCCTACTGCCCGCACCTGGGCGCGCACATGGGCCACGGCGGCACGGTCGAGGGCGATTCGCTGCGCTGCCCGTTTCACCACTGGGCCTATCGCAAGGACGGTTTCTGCACGAGCATTCCGTACGCGAAGGAAATGCCGCTGATCGCGAAGCGCGAGCCGATCGCGGTGCCGTATCCGGTCGTCGAGCGCAACGGCGCGATCTGGGTCTGGCACCATCCGCAGCAGATCGCCCCGACCTACGAGGTGCTCGAGCACGAGGAATTCGTCGCGCCGGGCTGGAGCAAGCCCGTGCGCCGCTTCTGGTCGTTCGCGAGCAATCCTCAGGAAATCGCCGAGAACGGCGTCGATACCGCGCACTTCAAGTGCATCCATCACATGGACGCGATGCCGGAGGGCGAAGTGACCTACGAAGGCCACATTCGCCGCAGCCGCACGACGGGCGAGACCTCGATGATCTTTCCCGACGGCGTCACGCGCACGGTCGAGACGGGCACGAACGTGATCAACAGCGGCGCCGGGCAGAAGATCTCCCGCTTCACCGGCTTCGTCACGATCTCGCTGATGGAGATGGCGACGCCCGTCGAAGCGGACCAGGTCGAGCTGCGTTTCTGCTTCGCGTTTCCGGAATGCCCCGAAGGCTCGCCCGAATGGCAGGGCGCGATGAACACGATCGACTACTTCAGCGGCCAGCTCGGCATCGAAGGCGGCGACATCCCGATCTGGTCGCACAAGATCCATCGCGAGAAACCGATCCTCTGCGACGGCGACGGCGCGATCATGCGCTTTCGCCGCTACTTCGAGCAGTTCTACGCGCCGCGCGTCGTGCCGGTGACGGCATCCGCCTGACGCAGTCCTCATCGAATCGCCGATCGACCGACGGGCCGCGGACCCTCGAGGCGCCAGGGCGCCGCGCGCCGCCCGTCATTCGCCGGCTCATCCCGGCCGCCCCGCGCACGTCGACGGGCCGGGCGCAACGCCGGGACGTTGCACGCCTCACACCATGGAGTAGCGCATGTTTTGTGATTTCTATTTCCCGTTGATCGCCACGCTCGCCTCCGCGCTCGCGCCGCCCGGGCTGCGCGCGAAAATCCGCGAGGCGAGAGTCCTCTCCGCGTCCGCCGACCTCGCGCGTCTCACGCAGGACGGTTGCGGCGACGCGGAGCGAGCGTACCGGATCCAGCTGCACGCCGACATGCAGCTCGCGATGGCGCTCGAATTCGATGCCGAGGAATCGTATAGAAGGTCACGCAAGCTGATGCATGCGCCGAAGGACGAGATCCGTCTGCTGTCGTTTCGCAACACCGGATGGCAGGCGCTGTTCCGGCGCCGGCTCGGCACCGCGATGGCCTGCTTCGCGAACGTGACCAGCGAGCCCGCCGTCGATCCCTGCCGCCGCATCGAGGGGCTGTTCGGGACGATGTGCGTGTGGTTCGAGCTCGGCCATCTCGACGAGGCCGGCTACCTGCTCGACGACATCGAGCTCGCGATCGAGCGCCTGCTCGCCTCGCACGAGGATTTCGCGCTGTGGCGCGAGCTCGCGCAGACGATGCGCGCGGATCTGGATCTGCAAAGACTCGTGCGGCATGCACCGGAGCTCTCCGATCACGTGTACTGGCAATCGGCGCGCCTGAGCGATCCGGTCCGCCCGCCCGTCGAGCGCGAGCGGCTCGCGAGCCGCCCGATCGCCGAACAGGACGTGCGCTCGCCGCTGCTGCGCGCGCGCCTCGATTTCAGGACCGCGCTGCGCCGCCTCGCCGGCGGGCAAGCCGACGCGCTCAACGATCTGATGGCGCATCTCGACTGGGCCGACGCGAACGGCCTGACGTCCTATCAGAACTCGGCCCGGCAGGAAATCGCGCTCGCCGGCCTGATCGGCAACGCGCCGCATGTCGCGGAGATGGTGCTCGCGCCGCTCGCGAACGAAATCCGCGTCGGGCACCATCACGGTCATCTCGAGATCCTGTACTGCCTCGCGAAGGTGAATCAGGCGCAGGGCCGAACCCACCATTCGCAACAGCTGTACAGCCGCTACGCGATGACGGCGGTCCATTGCGCGCGCAAGGGCGCGTGCGATCTCGCGCGCAACAGCCCGCAGGGGCACGCGCCCCACGTCGCGGACGACATCAGCGCGCGCCTGCCCGCCAAATACCGCCGCGCGTACCATTTCCTGCTGAGCAACCTCGAACGCAGCGATCTGGCGATCGGCGAGATCGCGGAAGTCATCGGCGTGACGGTTCGCTCGCTGCAGAACACGTTCAAGGCGAGCCTGGGCGCGACGCCGTCGGAGATCATCCGTCAGGAACGGATGAAGCGCATCCATCGTGAACTGCAGGGCGAGGATGCGCGGTTCGGCCAGCGCGTGCTCGACTCCGGCAACCGCTGGGGCGTGCCGAATCGCTCGACGCTGCTCAACGCGTACAAGCGGCAGTTCAACGAGGCGCCTTCGCAGACGCTGCACCGCAAGCATCCGTACAAGCCCGGCGAAGACGTCGCGTCCGGCGTCCTCGCGAGCGCCGCGCATCCGGCGGCGGCCAGGCAGCAGCACGAAGCGAGCGTGTCGACGGCCGACTGAGCCGCGCCGCGGGCGGCGGGGCCGCGCATCGCCCCCCGCCCGCGGCCGTATGGTAAGCTCGCGCGGCGAGCCGGCGGCGGCTGCCGGCACGGCGCGCCGCCCGACGCCGCCTTCGCGAGCGGCGGCCCGCCCCTTCGAATCGTTCCCATGCGTCGTCCGCCCGAGCCGGAACGCGCGTTGTGCCGCGCATGGGTCGGCAACCGAGTCGTGTTCTTCATTCTCATGCAAGCATCCGATCCCTCCTCCGGCTACCTGAGCGACGTGACGTTCCCGGACCGTTTCCATCGCGAACTGTCCCCCACGTGGCTCAATTACGCGAGCGTGCTCGGCGGCGCCCGTCCGAAGGAGCTCGGCCGGCCGTTCCGCTACCTCGATCTCGGCTGCGGCTTCGCGCATTCGACCGTGATCAACGCGGCGGCATTTCCGCATGCCGAATTTCACGCCTGCGATTTCAATCCCGCCCATATCGAAGCCGCCGCGCGGCGCGCGAGCCGGCTCGGCATCGGCAACGTCGCGTTCCACGAGGCCAGCTTCGACGCGCTGCTCGATCGGGATCTGCCGCCGTTCGACTTCATCGTGATGCACGGCATCTACAGTTGGGTCGACGCCGGCGTGCGCCGCGTGATCCGTCAATTGCTCTCGCGCCGGCTCGCCGACGCGGGGCTCGTCTACCTCAGCTACAACTGCCAGCCGGGCTGGGCGGCCGAGGCGCCGCTGCGCAAGCTGATGCTCGAGCTCGCGCAGGCGGCCGACGGCGGCATCGAGGCGCGCACGGGCAGCGCGATCGCCGGCATGCGCAAGCTCGGCACGCCGAGCCTGCGCTACTTCCGCGACAATCCGGCCGCCGCCGAGGCGCTCGCCGCGCTCGCGAACGATCCGCTCGACTACCTCGCGCACGAATTCCTGAACGGGACGTGGAAGATCCATTACTCGGTGGACGTCGTCGACGAAATGGCCGAAGCGGGCCTCGCGTACGCGGGCAGCGCGACGCTCGCGGACAATCACCCGATGCTGCTGATCGACCGTCAGGCGGCCGACGCGATCGCGGCGCTGCCGAACGCGCGGCTGCGCCATCTGGCCGAGGATTTCGCCGTCAATCGCCGCTTTCGCCGTGATGTGTTCGTGCGCGGCGCGCGCGCGAGCACGGCGCCCGCCGAGGCGCTGCGCCATCTCGACGAGATCGCGATCGGCTGCACGACCGAGATCGACCGGATCGACACGCGCATGACGATTCCGCGCGGCGCGATCAGCTTTCAGCCCGACTTCATCGCCGACCTGCGCGCGCTGCTGCGGCATGGGGCGATGCGAATCGGCGAGATCGTCGCGCGCCTGGGCGCGGCGCGCCGCAATTCGCGGGAAATCCGCCAGAACCTGCTGTTCCTCGTCGCGAGCGGCACCTTGACGCCGTTTGCGCAGCCGGGCGGCCCCACGGATACCGGCGCGCGGCGCGCGGCGAGCCCGGCTGCCGCCGCCGCGCTCGCGGGCAGCGTCGACGACGCGGCGCCCGCGTTCGTGCCGAGCGAGCTGCTCGGCAACGGCCTCGCCGTGAGCCCCGACGAGGCGGCGCAGGCGCTGCGCTGGATCGCCGGCGAAGCAATGCCGCGGCCCGAGCGGCTCGCGCGCGTCGGCGTGCTGCGCGGCGCGTGACGCGCACGGGCAGCCCGAGCCGCTCGGGCCGCCTCACCGGCTGAGCCTCTGAGCCTCTGAGCCTCTGAGCCTCTGAGCCTCTGAGCCTCGGAGCCTCGGAGCCTCGGTGCCTCGGTGCCTCGGTGCCTCGGTGCCTCGGTGCCGGCGCCGCTGCGGCGCGCACCGCAGCGCGCCGCCATCCCGCCTCGCAAGGAAGCGGGCAGTGCGTTTCGCGCAAGTGCATGGCAGGCATCTCGTTCGAAAGATCGTCGTCTTCGCTGTCGGCCGCCGTTGGAGCGGCCCGAACGTCCGACAGCCGCTCGCCGTTCACGTCGGCCTGCACGGCTTCGATCCCGACGAAATCGAATGCGCGCGCATCGGCCGCGTTCGTCCCGCCCCGGCGCAAACGCTTGCGCCGCAACCGCCTCGGCCGGCACGCCCGCGCCGCTCCCGCGCGGGGCGCGAAGCCCCGCGCCCCGGGGCCGTCAATCGGCGAGCTTGGCGGTCAGCGCATCGACACGGCCCTGGTCCGCGCCGAGCGCCGCCGTCACCTTGCGCCCATATTCCGCATCGGCCTTCTGGAAATACGACAGCATCGTGTATTTGACGCCGTCGTTTCGCACCTGCTTCAGATCGCCGGCCAGATTGGCGACCAGGTTCGCACGCTCGCTCGCGCTCAGTGAACGGTAGAACGCGCCCGCCTGATCGAAATTGCGCGTCTTCGCGATGCGCGCCTGCTGGGTCGAGCCCGCCAGCGGCGCGCGGCTCGCCGCGAACGCCGGATCGGCGGCCAACGCGGCTTGCGCGCCGGGCTCGTAATTGACCGTGCCGCGCGCCGCGCCGCCGTTCATCGCGCCGTCCCGGTTGTAGTTGGCGACGGGCGCGCGCGGCCGGTTCACCGGCAGTTGCGCCCCGTTCACGCCGACGCGATGAAGCTGCGTATCCGCATACGCGAACAGGCGCCCTTGCAGCAGCCGGTCCTCGGACGGCTCGATGCCCGGCACGAGATTCGACGGCGCA is a genomic window of Burkholderia mallei ATCC 23344 containing:
- a CDS encoding aromatic ring-hydroxylating oxygenase subunit alpha is translated as MNGTQRFPMDIPFGWFCIGYSDEVAVGDVKPLRYFGKDLVMFRGESGEIGVLDAYCPHLGAHMGHGGTVEGDSLRCPFHHWAYRKDGFCTSIPYAKEMPLIAKREPIAVPYPVVERNGAIWVWHHPQQIAPTYEVLEHEEFVAPGWSKPVRRFWSFASNPQEIAENGVDTAHFKCIHHMDAMPEGEVTYEGHIRRSRTTGETSMIFPDGVTRTVETGTNVINSGAGQKISRFTGFVTISLMEMATPVEADQVELRFCFAFPECPEGSPEWQGAMNTIDYFSGQLGIEGGDIPIWSHKIHREKPILCDGDGAIMRFRRYFEQFYAPRVVPVTASA
- a CDS encoding helix-turn-helix transcriptional regulator, producing the protein MFCDFYFPLIATLASALAPPGLRAKIREARVLSASADLARLTQDGCGDAERAYRIQLHADMQLAMALEFDAEESYRRSRKLMHAPKDEIRLLSFRNTGWQALFRRRLGTAMACFANVTSEPAVDPCRRIEGLFGTMCVWFELGHLDEAGYLLDDIELAIERLLASHEDFALWRELAQTMRADLDLQRLVRHAPELSDHVYWQSARLSDPVRPPVERERLASRPIAEQDVRSPLLRARLDFRTALRRLAGGQADALNDLMAHLDWADANGLTSYQNSARQEIALAGLIGNAPHVAEMVLAPLANEIRVGHHHGHLEILYCLAKVNQAQGRTHHSQQLYSRYAMTAVHCARKGACDLARNSPQGHAPHVADDISARLPAKYRRAYHFLLSNLERSDLAIGEIAEVIGVTVRSLQNTFKASLGATPSEIIRQERMKRIHRELQGEDARFGQRVLDSGNRWGVPNRSTLLNAYKRQFNEAPSQTLHRKHPYKPGEDVASGVLASAAHPAAARQQHEASVSTAD
- a CDS encoding class I SAM-dependent methyltransferase, whose product is MRRPPEPERALCRAWVGNRVVFFILMQASDPSSGYLSDVTFPDRFHRELSPTWLNYASVLGGARPKELGRPFRYLDLGCGFAHSTVINAAAFPHAEFHACDFNPAHIEAAARRASRLGIGNVAFHEASFDALLDRDLPPFDFIVMHGIYSWVDAGVRRVIRQLLSRRLADAGLVYLSYNCQPGWAAEAPLRKLMLELAQAADGGIEARTGSAIAGMRKLGTPSLRYFRDNPAAAEALAALANDPLDYLAHEFLNGTWKIHYSVDVVDEMAEAGLAYAGSATLADNHPMLLIDRQAADAIAALPNARLRHLAEDFAVNRRFRRDVFVRGARASTAPAEALRHLDEIAIGCTTEIDRIDTRMTIPRGAISFQPDFIADLRALLRHGAMRIGEIVARLGAARRNSREIRQNLLFLVASGTLTPFAQPGGPTDTGARRAASPAAAAALAGSVDDAAPAFVPSELLGNGLAVSPDEAAQALRWIAGEAMPRPERLARVGVLRGA